In Pongo abelii isolate AG06213 chromosome 15, NHGRI_mPonAbe1-v2.0_pri, whole genome shotgun sequence, a single window of DNA contains:
- the LOC100937712 gene encoding small ribosomal subunit protein uS2-like, whose product MALAVNFEKLAFPRYLQRGPYSVVLDSRRNLKGNFHNVWSLDVLQMKEEDVLKFFVAGTHLGGTSLDFQMEQYIYKRKSDGIYIINLKRTWEKLLLAARAIAAIENPADVSVISSRNTGQRAVLKFAAATGATPIAGCFTPGTFTNQIQAAFREPRLLVVTDPRADHQPLMEASYVNLPTIALCNTDSPLRYVDTAIPCNNKGAYSVGLIWWMLAREVLRMRGTISREHPWEVMPDLYFYRDPEETEKEDQAAAEKAVTKEEFQGEWTAPAPDFTATQPEATDWSDGVQVPSVPIQQFPTEDWSAQPATEDWSTAPTAQVTERVGATTDWS is encoded by the coding sequence ATGGCATTGGCTGTTAATTTTGAAAAGTTAGCCTTTCCGCGCTACCTACAGAGGGGTCCGTACAGCGTTGTTCTGGATTCCCGTCGTAACTTAAAGGGAAACTTTCACAATGTCTGGAGCCTCGATGTCCTGCAAATGAAGGAGGAGGATGTCCTTAAGTTCTTTGTAGCAGGAACCCACTTAGGTGGCACCAGTCTTGACTTCCAGATGGAACAGTacatctataaaaggaaaagtgaTGGCATCTATATCATAAATCTGAAGAGGACCTGGGAGAAGCTTCTGCTGGCAGCTCGTGCTATTGCTGCCATTGAAAACCCTGCTGATGTCAGTGTTATATCCTCCAGGAATACTGGCCAGAGGGCTGTGCTGAAGTTTGCTGCTGCCACTGGAGCCACTCCAATTGCTGGTTGCTTCACTCCTGGAACCTTCACTAACCAGATCCAGGCAGCCTTCCGGGAGCCGCGGCTTCTTGTGGTTACTGACCCCAGGGCTGACCACCAGCCTCTCATGGAGGCATCTTATGTTAACCTACCTACCATTGCGCTGTGTAACACAGATTCTCCTCTGCGCTATGTGGACACTGCCATCCCATGCAACAACAAGGGAGCTTACTCGGTGGGTTTGATATGGTGGATGCTGGCTCGGGAAGTTCTGCGCATGCGTGGCACCATTTCCCGTGAACACCCATGGGAGGTCATGCCTGATCTCTACTTCTACAGAGATCCTGAAGAGACTGAAAAAGAAGATCAGGCTGCTGCTGAAAAGGCAGTGACCAAGGAGGAATTTCAGGGTGAATGGACTGCTCCAGCTCCTGATTTCACTGCTACTCAGCCTGAGGCTACAGACTGGTCTGATGGCGTGCAGGTGCCCTCTGTGCCTATTCAGCAGTTCCCTACTGAAGACTGGAGTGCCCAGCCTGCCACAGAAgactggtctacagctcccactGCTCAGGTCACTGAACGGGTAGGAGCAACCACTGACTGGTCTTAA